The Candidatus Saccharibacteria bacterium RAAC3_TM7_1 nucleotide sequence TTTTGAGCCTCTCGGAGCTTCACGATCTCATTTGCATATCTGGATATATCACGGTAATTAATTAGCGTAGGGACAAATAAGCAGAACTCTCGTTTGCTAATGCCGACCGACTTATTGCCTCGATCCGACCATAGTTTATTTACCTCACTAATGAGCTTGAGCATTGCCACAAACGGCACGACGTCGTATTTGCCATCATCACTGTAGTCATTGCTAGCTGGGTTGGGTATTTGCCACTTAATAAACGACTTAAGGAATACATCGCCAGAATCTTTTTCACTTGCTATCAGTTTTTGACCAAGCTCTGTGATTTTCAAAATACCATTATCTATGAATGCAAAGCCAAACTTTGTGAGCGGGTTGATTGACTGGCGACCACGCATCGAGAAATCTTGATAGTTTTTTGCTTCAATAATGCGGTCGATTATAGTGCCGGTAATCTCAGCATCGACATCGTTAATAGTGGCTACAACATCAGGAGGCAAACCGTTATAAAACTGCTGACTTCCGTAACCATATAAGCGATTCTTGATGAGTAGTTTTTGATATTCTTTCTGGCTATCTCGATTCCACTCTTTGCCAACAAGGGGTTGCAAGGCAACTAAAAATGCTCTCAGCCGTTCAGGGCTGCGAACGGTGGTTGATATTGACCACATTTTTGACATAATATCATTATATCTCACTGTCAGTAGTTTGTAATTAGTACCTCGACCGTTTTATTATTCTTTGCCATTGAGTGATAGTTAGAGTTTTTGTAGTGATAGTCAAGTTTGTTAATGTGGTAGCTGTTTTTTTCCACCCATTTCTTCATTATCTCGTTAACTTCACCTTTATGCTCCAATACGTTTGAGAGGGCGAACCGTATATTTTTTTTATGTAGCTTAGTGAGCAGAGTGTACAAGTCTTTTTCATCCTTTTCTGTCCAGCCACCCAGCTCATTATAGCTTGCTAAGCCTAGCAGATATGGAGGGTCGAGATACACAAAGTCATCTTTTTGCAATTTCATCATTTCTATATCTCGAAAGTCAGCATGTTTGAATGTAATGTTTTTTTCGTTCGCCGCTTGATTGAACGCCGCAACATTTCTTCTTGAGCTGCCGTTATAGTCACGTTTACCCACGGGTAGATTGAAGTCACCCTTTGAATTGAATCGTATCTGATTATTGAACGAGTAGAGAACTAGTATGAGTAATAGGTCAATACGTTTTTTAGATTTATTGAACTCATCACGCAACTCAAGAAATGCTTGTTTATTAACTTTTCCAAGCCCAGCCGAGCTTTCAGCTCCATAAAAATCATAGCCTTTTATGTAGCTCTGACTTAGACCGAACTTATCGATAATATCGACAATTTGTTGATTCAGGTCATCAAAATTAGTACCTTGTATTAGCTGCAAAAGGTCAATGACATTCTTATTTTTCTCGACACAGATGATACTTTGGGCATCGGCATTTATGCCAACATTTGCACCCCCAGCAAACACATCGTAAAAAGTATTGATGTTTTCAGGGAATAGCTTTGTAATCTGCGGCAGCAGTTTATGTTTTCCGCCAGTATAGTTGAGGGGTGACTTAACATAGCCACTTTGTATAGGGTTTCGCTTTGATGCGACTATGGATTTTTGTGTTGTAGTTGTGCTATTAACTTTACATAAAAAGATTCGTTCTTTCAGATCATCTTTGTTTGATTTGCCAGTTGTAAACTGCTTAAAATCAGTCTCGTATATCTGAACCTCGCCTTTTCGCTTGAGGGCAGAGAGTATTTCATGGTCGCTGATTCGTGATTGAGAACGTGCGTTGCCAGAACCACCCATATCGTTATAAGAAACGAGAATGTATTTTGCATTGATTGCGTCGATGAGTTCGCCAAAAGCAACACCCGCTGATTTCATACTGTACTTACTCTTTATATGGTCTCGATTGATTTTCTTTGCAACGCCAAACACCTCTTGCTTATGCCATGATGCGATGTTTTCCAGCAAGTGGTAAGCATCAGAATATTGCCGTGAATTATAGGGCGGGTCGATGTATACCACATCGGCTTTTATTTGCTTTACTAACTCATTTGCATCACTTTTATATATCGTTGCTTTGTATTTTGAGGATTTTACATTAAGCGGCAGGAGGAATAGCTCTTTCTTAGGAATATCTATTTTTCTATACGCATCGTAGTGTCCAACAGTATTTGCGATTCTATCAAGAGCATAGATAAGCGAGGTGAGTAAATATGACTTTTCTCTCGGAGTAATAATCTTTTCTTCAAATAATTTCTCTATATCATCTCGAATGATGCCAATTTTCTTTGAGTTTATTTTGTCAAAGTAGGTATTTGCAAAGTTCTTTGAAAAGTAATTGTCATCGTATTTTTCTATGTCTAGGGAATTATAAACTTTAAGTCGTTTTTTCAGTTTCTCCTCTCTAATTTCATCATTTCCAAAAAAAGCA carries:
- a CDS encoding DNA adenine methylase (RAAC3_TM7_1_920), with amino-acid sequence MDDAYFGNKSFCITQRRYLGSKTKLLNFIDSILQKENIKFNSFADIFAGTGSVANHFYDRSQIIVNDILDSNHHAYNAFFGNDEIREEKLKKRLKVYNSLDIEKYDDNYFSKNFANTYFDKINSKKIGIIRDDIEKLFEEKIITPREKSYLLTSLIYALDRIANTVGHYDAYRKIDIPKKELFLLPLNVKSSKYKATIYKSDANELVKQIKADVVYIDPPYNSRQYSDAYHLLENIASWHKQEVFGVAKKINRDHIKSKYSMKSAGVAFGELIDAINAKYILVSYNDMGGSGNARSQSRISDHEILSALKRKGEVQIYETDFKQFTTGKSNKDDLKERIFLCKVNSTTTTQKSIVASKRNPIQSGYVKSPLNYTGGKHKLLPQITKLFPENINTFYDVFAGGANVGINADAQSIICVEKNKNVIDLLQLIQGTNFDDLNQQIVDIIDKFGLSQSYIKGYDFYGAESSAGLGKVNKQAFLELRDEFNKSKKRIDLLLILVLYSFNNQIRFNSKGDFNLPVGKRDYNGSSRRNVAAFNQAANEKNITFKHADFRDIEMMKLQKDDFVYLDPPYLLGLASYNELGGWTEKDEKDLYTLLTKLHKKNIRFALSNVLEHKGEVNEIMKKWVEKNSYHINKLDYHYKNSNYHSMAKNNKTVEVLITNY